From Pontibacter actiniarum, a single genomic window includes:
- a CDS encoding DUF3857 domain-containing protein, which yields MKAISTKLLVLALCIAGAVQHAVAQAPKFGKVSEEELKMRMYDKDTSAAAVILSDFGSTRFIYTNELQVVFERHLRIKIFKKSAYDWADIVVPYYVKGTDKERVTNVKGYTFNLEKGQVQKDKLENNSVFDEQTSENWLAKKFTMPNVKEGSVIDVSYTVTSDFVYNLRDWEFQHSIPTVWSEYRARIPEYFDYKFQMQGYNMLYKSETNREAAGNSASPDMQNKAYVWAMKDVPALKEEKYITTVRDYQSRIEFELQRVQYPGQAPRIMTGDWSSVTSDLMLAERFGTQLKRSGFYKEELASIQGKYKTKPEQLAAVFDLVKSRMKWNGRGAIYADATIKKAWDERTGNSADINLLLTSMLLEAGFDAAPVLVSTRDHGRVRAAMPPMVSKFNYVVAHVKLDGKELLLDATDPLVTVGMLPARCLNGQGRLIKKDDQRWVDLLPAANSTTMFSAALTINGKGEIIGTGRESAGGYRALNMRKSILEEGESKFTESLAKEVGDFKMTKPEIKNLNNLGDALDITYDISVSGSGRSNDIIYLNPMLGRGEKENPFKLTERLYPVDFATPIDETYICSFTIPEGYEVEEAPKSIAVNLPENGGRFMYMVQHEGNTLQVMSKVNINKPVFYAPEYQYLKEFFNQIIAKHAEQIVLKKATASN from the coding sequence ATGAAAGCAATCTCTACCAAACTACTGGTGCTGGCGCTATGCATTGCCGGTGCCGTACAACATGCCGTTGCCCAAGCCCCCAAATTCGGAAAGGTCTCGGAGGAGGAACTTAAGATGCGCATGTATGACAAGGACACAAGCGCTGCGGCGGTTATTCTGTCTGATTTTGGCTCCACCCGCTTCATCTACACAAATGAACTGCAGGTGGTTTTCGAACGCCATCTCCGCATCAAAATCTTTAAAAAATCCGCTTATGATTGGGCCGATATTGTAGTACCCTACTATGTGAAGGGCACAGACAAAGAGCGTGTAACCAACGTGAAGGGCTATACCTTTAACCTGGAGAAAGGGCAGGTGCAAAAGGATAAGCTGGAGAACAACAGTGTGTTCGATGAGCAGACGTCGGAGAACTGGCTGGCCAAGAAGTTCACCATGCCAAACGTAAAGGAGGGCTCGGTGATTGATGTGAGCTACACCGTTACGTCTGACTTTGTCTATAACCTGCGCGACTGGGAGTTTCAGCACAGCATCCCGACGGTCTGGAGCGAGTACCGCGCCCGCATACCGGAGTACTTCGACTACAAGTTCCAGATGCAGGGCTACAACATGCTGTACAAGAGCGAAACCAACAGGGAGGCGGCAGGCAACTCCGCCTCTCCAGATATGCAGAACAAGGCCTATGTATGGGCTATGAAGGATGTGCCGGCCCTGAAAGAGGAGAAGTACATTACCACCGTGCGCGACTACCAGTCTAGAATAGAGTTTGAGCTGCAGCGCGTGCAGTATCCGGGGCAGGCACCCCGCATCATGACCGGCGACTGGAGCAGTGTAACGAGTGACCTGATGCTGGCGGAGCGCTTCGGTACGCAGCTTAAGCGCAGCGGCTTCTATAAAGAAGAGCTTGCCTCGATCCAAGGGAAGTACAAAACCAAGCCGGAGCAGCTCGCCGCCGTTTTTGACCTGGTAAAGAGCCGCATGAAGTGGAATGGCAGAGGCGCCATCTATGCCGATGCGACCATTAAAAAGGCGTGGGATGAGCGCACCGGAAATTCCGCCGATATCAACCTGCTGCTGACCTCTATGTTGCTTGAAGCAGGGTTTGATGCCGCGCCCGTACTGGTAAGTACCCGCGACCACGGCCGTGTGCGTGCGGCCATGCCTCCCATGGTTAGCAAATTCAACTACGTGGTGGCGCATGTGAAGTTAGACGGTAAAGAGTTGCTGCTGGACGCCACTGATCCGTTGGTGACCGTTGGCATGTTGCCTGCCCGTTGCCTGAATGGCCAGGGCCGCCTCATTAAAAAGGATGACCAGCGCTGGGTGGACCTGTTGCCGGCGGCCAACTCCACCACCATGTTCAGTGCGGCGCTAACGATCAACGGGAAGGGCGAGATTATCGGTACGGGCCGTGAATCTGCAGGGGGCTACAGAGCCCTGAACATGCGCAAAAGCATTCTGGAGGAAGGCGAAAGCAAGTTCACCGAAAGCCTGGCAAAAGAGGTAGGGGACTTCAAGATGACAAAGCCTGAGATCAAGAACCTGAACAACCTGGGCGATGCGCTGGACATTACCTACGACATCAGCGTTAGCGGCAGCGGCCGCTCCAATGACATTATCTACCTGAACCCCATGCTGGGACGGGGCGAGAAGGAAAATCCCTTTAAGCTGACTGAGCGCCTGTACCCCGTAGACTTTGCCACGCCGATAGACGAAACCTACATCTGCAGCTTCACTATTCCGGAAGGCTACGAAGTGGAGGAGGCTCCAAAAAGCATCGCTGTGAACCTGCCCGAAAACGGCGGCCGCTTTATGTACATGGTGCAGCACGAAGGCAACACACTGCAGGTGATGAGCAAGGTGAACATCAACAAACCTGTTTTCTACGCGCCGGAGTACCAGTACCTGAAGGAGTTCTTCAACCAGATAATCGCCAAGCATGCCGAGCAGATTGTACTGAAAAAAGCAACGGCATCTAACTAA
- a CDS encoding putative DNA modification/repair radical SAM protein, protein MDSRVVEKLKILADAAKYDVSCSSSGGKRKNENKGLGNSEGMGICHSYTEDGRCVSLLKILLTNHCIFDCAYCVTRKSNDVQRAAFTVQEVVDLTINFYRRNYIEGLFLSSGIFKNADYTMERLVRVAKQLRQEHKFNGYIHLKTIPGASEELIKEAGLYADRLSVNIELPSEASLQQLAPEKNYKEVLEPMGSIRQQLAQAKEEKKLFKSAPAFAPAGQSTQLIVGASAENDHQILQLSSQLYKDYSLKRVYYSGYVPVSSDSRLPIITEPPIIRENRIYQADWLMRFYGFDAKEIVDELHPHLDLDIDPKLGWALRNRHVFPVELNTADYEMILRVPGIGVKSAQKIVSARRFAPLNFEHLRQMGVVLKRAKYFVTCQTKSLQRQDFDSLAIRRKILFGEGSVRSALLTQQLDLFRQVG, encoded by the coding sequence ATGGATAGTAGAGTAGTAGAGAAACTAAAGATATTAGCAGATGCTGCCAAGTATGATGTTTCCTGCTCTTCGAGCGGTGGAAAGCGCAAGAACGAGAACAAGGGGCTGGGCAACTCCGAGGGGATGGGCATCTGCCACAGCTATACAGAGGATGGCCGTTGCGTGTCGCTGCTGAAGATCTTGCTGACCAACCACTGTATTTTCGACTGCGCCTACTGTGTAACCCGGAAGAGCAACGATGTGCAGCGCGCGGCCTTCACAGTGCAGGAGGTGGTGGACCTGACGATCAACTTTTACCGCCGCAACTACATTGAGGGGCTGTTCCTGAGCTCGGGCATCTTCAAAAATGCCGACTATACCATGGAGCGGCTGGTGCGGGTAGCGAAGCAGCTGCGGCAGGAGCATAAGTTCAACGGTTACATACACCTGAAAACCATACCCGGGGCCAGCGAGGAGCTGATAAAGGAGGCGGGGCTGTATGCCGACAGGTTGAGCGTGAACATAGAACTGCCTTCCGAGGCAAGCCTGCAGCAGCTGGCGCCGGAGAAGAACTATAAAGAGGTGCTGGAGCCGATGGGAAGCATCAGGCAGCAGCTGGCACAGGCAAAGGAAGAGAAGAAGCTGTTTAAGTCCGCGCCTGCCTTTGCGCCGGCAGGGCAAAGCACGCAGCTGATTGTGGGCGCCTCGGCGGAGAACGATCACCAGATCCTGCAGCTCTCGAGCCAGCTCTACAAAGATTACAGCCTGAAGCGCGTGTACTACTCTGGCTATGTGCCGGTGAGCAGCGACAGTCGCCTGCCCATCATCACGGAGCCGCCCATTATCCGGGAGAACCGCATTTACCAGGCCGACTGGCTCATGCGCTTCTACGGGTTCGACGCAAAGGAAATCGTGGATGAGCTACACCCCCACCTGGACCTGGACATCGACCCGAAGCTAGGCTGGGCGCTGCGCAACCGCCATGTTTTCCCGGTGGAGCTGAACACGGCGGACTATGAGATGATCCTGCGGGTGCCGGGGATCGGGGTGAAGAGCGCACAGAAGATTGTGTCGGCCAGAAGGTTTGCCCCCCTCAACTTTGAGCACCTGCGGCAGATGGGCGTGGTGCTGAAGCGGGCAAAGTACTTTGTTACCTGCCAGACCAAAAGCCTGCAGCGCCAGGACTTCGATTCGCTGGCGATCCGGAGAAAGATACTGTTTGGCGAGGGCTCCGTGCGGAGCGCATTGCTCACGCAGCAGCTGGACCTGTTCCGGCAAGTGGGGTAG
- a CDS encoding GNAT family N-acetyltransferase: protein MQTTTNSLVTVSEMLPEHYPQVQDIYAHGIATHNATLETTAPGWEEWDNKHMKSCRFVALTEAGAVAGWAALTPVSGRCVYRGVAEDSVYIHPAHKGQGLGKLLLQRLVEASEREGVWTLQAGILKENQASIKLHGQCGFRVVGIRERLGQLHGQWRDVCLMERRSNITGL, encoded by the coding sequence ATGCAAACCACTACAAACAGCTTGGTGACAGTATCGGAGATGCTGCCTGAGCACTACCCGCAGGTTCAGGATATCTACGCCCACGGCATAGCGACACACAATGCCACCCTGGAAACCACAGCACCGGGTTGGGAGGAATGGGACAACAAGCACATGAAGAGCTGCCGCTTTGTGGCGCTGACAGAGGCTGGCGCGGTGGCAGGCTGGGCGGCCCTCACACCGGTCTCGGGCCGGTGTGTGTACCGTGGTGTGGCAGAAGACAGTGTGTACATTCACCCGGCTCACAAAGGCCAGGGCCTGGGAAAGCTCCTGCTGCAGCGCCTGGTGGAGGCCTCGGAGCGGGAAGGCGTCTGGACACTGCAGGCGGGCATCCTGAAAGAGAACCAGGCAAGTATAAAGCTTCACGGGCAGTGCGGCTTTAGAGTGGTAGGCATACGGGAGCGGCTGGGGCAACTGCACGGGCAGTGGCGGGATGTGTGCCTGATGGAAAGAAGAAGCAACATAACCGGTTTATAA
- a CDS encoding DUF3857 domain-containing protein, producing the protein MQSINNTYKWIWGLACWLLLAPQAFASGVGSFEALAKEANAVIRSEETVFTVNSISSGTLRFKTTVTILNENGDHRATIYVPYDDMSKVSYISGTCYDRLGKKIKKLKNSDIKDVSSVSSFSVYEDDRVKIASLEYNVYPYTVEFEYEVSQKNMMFYPHWLPQDEEKLSVEKASLEVQMPVGMPLRYLEKNMPQKAEKSNNGTLELYRWELKDLKPVYREPYGPGLVELVPQVITAPTEFEVDGYKGRMETWKDFGIWINKLNAGRDVLPEATVAKLKQLTANAKTPEEKVNLVYDYMQGKTRYVSIQLGIGGWQPFEASFVDSKGYGDCKALSNYTKAMLAAVGVNSYYALIKAGEGTPDIRTEFPSTQFNHVILCVPMAQDTMWLECTSQTAAAGYNGSFTGDRHALLITPEGGKLVKTTSYGAAENQQVRKLQVKLDEKGNGTANVETHYTGIQQESRDGVLHNLKPEEQRKWLYEQVKAPSFEISKYSFSQQKERVPRITENLKLSLRQCATLSGKRMFISPNLMSKWSYVPDQKEKRSTEVVRTMAFSDVDTVEIQVPAGYAVEYLPQEVMCKSVFGEYKASFKVEGQRILYVRQMQMGKGRFAPETFTKLVEFYNNIIKADAEQVVFVKNVP; encoded by the coding sequence ATGCAAAGTATAAACAACACCTATAAGTGGATCTGGGGGCTAGCCTGTTGGCTGCTGCTGGCGCCACAGGCCTTTGCCTCCGGCGTCGGTTCGTTTGAGGCCCTGGCCAAGGAGGCCAACGCGGTTATCCGTTCAGAGGAAACGGTGTTCACCGTCAACTCTATCAGCAGCGGCACCCTTCGCTTTAAAACCACCGTCACCATCCTGAACGAGAACGGAGACCACCGGGCCACGATCTATGTGCCCTATGATGACATGAGCAAAGTTTCCTACATCAGCGGCACCTGCTACGATCGCTTGGGGAAGAAAATCAAAAAGCTCAAGAACAGCGATATCAAAGACGTGAGCTCCGTAAGCAGCTTTTCGGTGTATGAGGATGACCGGGTAAAGATCGCCAGCCTGGAGTACAATGTGTACCCGTACACGGTGGAGTTTGAGTACGAGGTGAGCCAGAAGAACATGATGTTCTACCCCCACTGGTTGCCGCAGGACGAAGAAAAGCTGTCGGTAGAGAAGGCGAGCCTGGAGGTACAGATGCCGGTTGGAATGCCGCTGCGCTACCTGGAAAAAAACATGCCCCAAAAGGCTGAGAAGAGCAACAACGGCACTTTGGAACTGTACCGTTGGGAGCTGAAAGACCTGAAGCCGGTATACCGGGAGCCCTACGGGCCCGGCCTGGTGGAGCTGGTGCCGCAGGTGATTACCGCCCCCACTGAATTTGAGGTGGATGGCTACAAAGGCCGTATGGAAACCTGGAAAGACTTTGGCATCTGGATAAACAAACTCAACGCCGGGCGCGACGTGCTGCCTGAGGCAACAGTGGCCAAGCTGAAGCAGCTCACCGCTAACGCCAAAACCCCGGAGGAAAAAGTAAACCTGGTGTACGATTACATGCAGGGCAAGACCCGCTACGTGTCCATACAGCTGGGTATAGGGGGCTGGCAGCCGTTTGAGGCCAGCTTTGTAGACAGCAAAGGCTACGGCGACTGCAAAGCCCTCTCGAACTACACCAAAGCGATGCTGGCCGCGGTGGGGGTTAACTCCTACTACGCACTTATAAAGGCAGGTGAGGGCACACCGGACATCAGAACCGAATTTCCAAGCACGCAGTTTAACCACGTAATCCTGTGCGTGCCGATGGCCCAGGATACCATGTGGCTGGAGTGCACGAGCCAGACAGCGGCGGCAGGCTACAACGGTAGCTTTACCGGCGACCGACACGCCCTTTTGATCACACCGGAAGGTGGGAAACTGGTGAAAACAACCTCTTACGGCGCTGCCGAGAATCAGCAGGTCAGGAAGCTGCAGGTAAAGCTGGATGAGAAAGGGAACGGCACAGCCAACGTGGAGACGCACTATACCGGCATTCAGCAAGAGAGCCGCGACGGTGTGCTGCACAACCTGAAGCCGGAGGAGCAGCGCAAGTGGCTGTACGAGCAGGTAAAGGCCCCTTCCTTTGAGATCAGTAAGTACAGCTTTTCGCAGCAGAAGGAGCGCGTGCCACGCATTACCGAGAACCTGAAGCTGAGCCTGCGGCAATGCGCCACCCTGAGCGGCAAGCGCATGTTTATCAGCCCTAACCTGATGAGTAAGTGGAGCTACGTGCCGGACCAGAAGGAAAAGCGCAGCACCGAGGTCGTGCGCACGATGGCTTTCTCAGACGTGGACACCGTAGAGATACAGGTGCCTGCAGGCTATGCGGTAGAGTACCTGCCCCAGGAGGTGATGTGCAAATCTGTTTTCGGGGAGTACAAGGCCAGCTTTAAAGTAGAAGGGCAGCGCATTCTGTATGTGCGTCAGATGCAGATGGGCAAGGGCCGCTTTGCCCCAGAGACCTTCACAAAGCTGGTAGAGTTCTACAACAACATCATTAAGGCAGACGCAGAGCAGGTCGTGTTTGTGAAGAACGTGCCGTAA
- a CDS encoding ArsI/CadI family heavy metal resistance metalloenzyme, with the protein MKRFHVNVGVKNLEESTAFYTALFGAQPTVLKPDYAKWMLDDPRVNFAISLRPENPGIEHLGIQADREEELREVYGRLKEAKGTIREEGKCTCCYAKSEKSWIADPQEVEWEAFYTFGESTVYGEPAAACCH; encoded by the coding sequence ATGAAAAGATTTCACGTAAATGTAGGCGTTAAGAACCTGGAGGAGTCCACCGCCTTTTATACCGCCCTGTTTGGCGCGCAGCCGACCGTGCTAAAGCCGGATTATGCCAAATGGATGCTGGATGACCCGCGCGTAAACTTCGCCATTTCGCTACGGCCGGAGAACCCTGGCATTGAACACCTGGGCATACAGGCTGACAGAGAGGAGGAGCTCCGGGAGGTGTACGGCCGCCTGAAAGAGGCCAAAGGCACCATTCGGGAGGAAGGCAAGTGCACCTGCTGCTATGCTAAGTCGGAAAAGTCGTGGATTGCAGACCCGCAGGAAGTGGAGTGGGAGGCCTTTTATACTTTTGGAGAGTCGACCGTGTATGGAGAGCCGGCTGCCGCATGCTGCCACTAA
- a CDS encoding ComEA family DNA-binding protein yields MVRGFLLTWFTLLAALPLYAQDYPRQNIDLDLLVQELFAEQDDESISYEDLYETLFQYYQRPIDLNHTSPEELASLYLLSRPQIVAFFNYIQENGELLSIYELQAIPGFDRLTINQLLPFVRVQDAGLQADTRPLWQRVVGEDNNALILRYERTLQQRRGYTSADTTRSNSSRYLGSPDKLYLRYRISHARDYSFGFTAEKDAGEQFTWSPTTRRYGFDYYTLHLQLYNKGRFKTIALGDYQLQIGQGLLLSSGYSVGKGSETITTVSRPNLGIRPYNSVLEYAFLRGGAVTYDLGKVDVTAFYSNKLVDANLQTQLDTLLTEQQFFSGIQTTGFHRTPTELANKDRVREQVYGGSAQYQSSDKTLAVGITALGTHYSSSVQKAGAPYQRFEFSGTDNYNVGANYSYTWQNVYLFGETAVSRSGGLGSVNGLIANLSNAVELSMLYRHYARDFHAFYGGAFGEGTRTINERGFYTGIKIKPLPKWEITAYYDRFTFPWLRYLVDAPSRGDEYLVRVYFKPTRQSSLYAQMRHESKGRNRSNNTTALDYVAQAERQNYLLYFETSPSKTFNLKSRVQFSTYAQESPQQTGYLIAQDINMTFDKVRLSTRYALFDTDSYDTRQYAYERDVLYAFSIPAFSGKGTRMYALLQFRPLRHLDVWVKYGLTHYRNQDRIGSGLETIEGAKRSDMKVQARYKF; encoded by the coding sequence ATGGTACGAGGGTTTCTATTGACTTGGTTCACGTTGTTGGCTGCACTGCCCCTGTACGCACAGGACTATCCGCGCCAAAACATAGACCTGGACTTGCTGGTACAGGAGCTTTTTGCAGAGCAGGACGATGAAAGCATCTCTTACGAGGACCTGTACGAAACGCTTTTCCAGTATTACCAACGCCCCATCGACCTAAACCATACTTCCCCCGAAGAGCTTGCCTCGCTCTACTTGCTGTCTCGCCCCCAGATCGTGGCTTTCTTTAATTACATTCAGGAGAACGGGGAATTGCTGAGCATCTATGAGCTACAGGCCATACCCGGCTTCGACAGGCTGACCATAAACCAACTGCTGCCCTTTGTGCGGGTGCAGGATGCGGGGCTGCAGGCTGACACAAGGCCGCTGTGGCAACGCGTAGTGGGCGAGGACAACAACGCACTTATACTTCGGTATGAGCGCACGCTGCAGCAGCGGCGCGGCTACACCTCCGCTGACACCACCCGAAGCAACTCCTCCCGCTACCTCGGCTCACCTGACAAGCTGTACCTGCGCTACCGCATCAGCCACGCCCGCGACTACAGCTTTGGCTTTACGGCCGAGAAAGACGCCGGGGAGCAGTTTACCTGGAGCCCCACCACCCGCCGTTACGGCTTCGACTACTACACCCTCCATTTGCAGCTTTACAACAAGGGCCGCTTTAAAACGATAGCCCTGGGAGACTACCAGCTGCAGATCGGCCAGGGCCTGCTGCTCTCCTCCGGTTACAGTGTGGGCAAGGGCAGTGAGACCATCACCACCGTCAGCAGGCCTAACCTGGGCATCCGGCCTTACAACTCCGTGCTGGAGTACGCTTTCCTGCGCGGCGGCGCGGTGACCTATGACCTGGGGAAAGTAGACGTTACGGCCTTTTACTCCAACAAGCTGGTGGACGCCAACCTGCAGACCCAGCTGGACACGCTACTGACGGAGCAGCAGTTCTTTAGCGGCATCCAGACCACCGGTTTCCACCGCACGCCCACAGAGCTGGCCAACAAAGACCGGGTACGCGAGCAGGTGTACGGCGGCAGTGCGCAGTATCAGTCCAGCGACAAAACGCTTGCCGTAGGTATTACAGCCCTGGGCACCCACTACAGCTCCTCCGTACAAAAGGCTGGCGCACCCTACCAGCGGTTTGAGTTCAGCGGCACTGATAACTATAACGTAGGAGCCAACTACAGCTACACCTGGCAAAACGTGTACTTGTTCGGGGAAACGGCTGTGAGCAGAAGCGGCGGCCTTGGGAGCGTAAACGGCCTGATCGCCAACCTATCCAACGCAGTGGAGCTCTCGATGCTCTACCGCCACTACGCCCGGGACTTTCACGCCTTCTACGGCGGCGCCTTCGGGGAAGGCACCCGTACCATAAACGAGCGGGGCTTTTACACAGGCATCAAAATAAAGCCGTTGCCCAAATGGGAGATAACCGCCTACTACGACCGGTTCACGTTTCCGTGGCTGCGCTACCTGGTGGATGCTCCCTCACGGGGAGATGAGTATCTGGTTCGGGTATACTTTAAGCCTACCCGGCAGAGCAGCCTGTATGCCCAAATGCGCCACGAAAGCAAGGGCCGCAACCGCAGCAACAATACCACAGCCCTGGACTATGTGGCACAGGCAGAGCGGCAGAATTACCTACTGTACTTCGAAACATCCCCCTCTAAAACTTTCAACCTCAAATCGCGGGTACAGTTCAGCACCTATGCGCAGGAGTCGCCGCAGCAGACAGGTTACCTGATTGCACAGGATATCAACATGACGTTTGATAAAGTACGGCTTAGTACCCGTTACGCCCTTTTTGACACCGACAGCTACGATACCCGCCAATACGCGTATGAGCGCGATGTGCTGTATGCCTTCTCCATACCCGCATTCAGTGGCAAGGGCACCAGAATGTACGCGCTGCTGCAGTTCCGGCCGCTTCGGCACCTGGATGTATGGGTGAAGTACGGCCTGACCCACTACCGAAACCAGGACCGTATCGGCTCCGGGCTGGAAACGATAGAGGGAGCAAAGCGGTCCGACATGAAAGTGCAGGCCCGGTATAAGTTTTGA
- the sigZ gene encoding RNA polymerase sigma factor SigZ translates to MNTCCTSAETKSTPDSCSAVGPVFLAYEARLRGFVEKRVPDKAEADDILQQLYLKVYANCEQLQEVKNIKAWLYQVTRNAVYDFFRESSRRQSIGELELPDGELPGSARHEVEALVEPFIKLLPAEYAEALRLSELEGISQKEIAGRLGISYSGAKSRVQRGRERLKALFMECCHLEFSHDGQVLEAQVKASCAALQQPQSCCKK, encoded by the coding sequence ATGAACACCTGCTGCACCAGTGCCGAAACAAAAAGCACTCCTGACTCCTGTTCAGCTGTCGGACCCGTGTTTCTGGCGTATGAGGCCCGGCTAAGGGGCTTTGTGGAGAAGCGCGTTCCGGATAAGGCCGAGGCCGATGACATCCTGCAGCAGCTGTACCTGAAGGTTTACGCCAACTGTGAACAGCTGCAGGAGGTAAAGAACATCAAAGCCTGGCTGTACCAGGTTACGCGCAATGCCGTGTATGACTTCTTTCGGGAAAGCAGCCGCCGCCAAAGTATAGGCGAGCTGGAGCTACCGGATGGGGAGCTGCCCGGGAGCGCACGGCATGAGGTAGAAGCCTTGGTAGAGCCATTTATAAAGCTTTTGCCTGCCGAATACGCTGAGGCTTTGCGCCTGAGCGAGCTGGAGGGTATAAGCCAGAAAGAGATTGCCGGGCGGCTCGGTATTTCATACTCGGGAGCAAAGTCAAGGGTACAGCGGGGCCGCGAAAGGCTAAAGGCCCTGTTTATGGAGTGCTGCCACTTAGAGTTCAGCCACGACGGGCAGGTGCTGGAGGCCCAGGTAAAAGCCAGCTGCGCAGCCTTGCAACAGCCGCAAAGCTGCTGCAAAAAGTAA
- a CDS encoding TIGR03915 family putative DNA repair protein produces MNALYHYTYDGTFEGLLTVVFEAYERKAWPASIEQEHLAQPSMFGQHLAVVTDEEKAARVWQGLQKKLSVGAQQALYYTYLWEQPGFEQTVFAYVKLVFGSSESIEGNYAAPCVLQVQQAAKQVHREKHRMEAFVRFEKTADGLFYAAVTPDFNVLPLIVRHFEKRYADQRWAIYDTSRRYGAYYDLQQVSLVQMELPPHRRQGVPATEARHAEEDTYRQLWQVYFDHVTIPERRNPKLHLRHMPRRYWKYLSEKQPRKLL; encoded by the coding sequence ATGAACGCCCTGTACCACTACACCTACGACGGCACGTTTGAAGGGCTGCTGACGGTGGTGTTTGAGGCTTATGAGCGAAAAGCCTGGCCCGCCAGCATAGAGCAGGAGCACCTGGCGCAGCCAAGTATGTTTGGCCAGCACCTTGCCGTGGTTACCGATGAGGAGAAAGCCGCCCGTGTGTGGCAGGGCCTGCAAAAGAAGCTGAGCGTGGGGGCGCAGCAAGCGCTGTACTATACCTACCTGTGGGAGCAGCCCGGGTTTGAGCAAACAGTCTTTGCCTATGTAAAGCTGGTGTTCGGCTCTTCCGAAAGTATAGAGGGCAACTACGCGGCCCCGTGTGTGCTGCAGGTGCAGCAGGCGGCAAAGCAGGTGCACCGTGAGAAGCACCGGATGGAAGCCTTTGTGCGCTTTGAGAAAACAGCCGATGGCCTCTTCTACGCCGCTGTTACGCCTGACTTCAACGTGCTGCCGCTCATTGTGCGGCACTTCGAAAAGCGGTACGCCGACCAGCGCTGGGCCATTTACGACACCAGCCGCCGCTACGGAGCCTATTACGACCTACAGCAGGTATCGCTGGTGCAGATGGAGTTGCCGCCGCACCGGCGCCAGGGCGTGCCGGCCACCGAGGCCAGGCACGCGGAGGAGGATACGTACCGGCAGCTGTGGCAGGTGTACTTCGACCACGTGACTATACCCGAACGCAGGAACCCAAAGCTGCACTTACGCCACATGCCCAGGCGCTACTGGAAATACCTGTCCGAAAAACAGCCCCGCAAGTTGCTGTAA